Proteins found in one Vallitalea guaymasensis genomic segment:
- the asnS gene encoding asparagine--tRNA ligase, giving the protein MKYTSVKELFRNTSQYTDKEITVSGWIRSVRASKAFGFIILNDGTFFNNLQVVINNELENFDELSKLNVGSSIIVKGKFIETPGAKQPFEMQATEVQIEGASTPDYPLQKKRHTFEYLRTISHLRPRTNTFAAVFRIRSVVAQAIHRFFSDKGFVYVHTPILTGSDCEGAGEMFRATTLDLNDVPKDEEGNIDNKLDFFGKETNLTVSGQLNVETYAMAFRNVYTFGPTFRAENSNTARHAAEFWMIEPEMAFADLIDDMDIAEEMIKYIITYVKENAPEEMEFFNKFIDKGLSERLDNVLNNKFERITYTEAVELLEKSGEKFDYPVKWGADLQTEHERYITEKVFKKPVFVIDYPKEIKAFYMKLNEDNKTVAAMDLLVPGVGEIIGGSQREEDYDKLISKMKESGLKEEDYWWYLDIRKYGGCNHAGFGLGFERMIMYITGMSNIRDVIPFPRTVNNCDI; this is encoded by the coding sequence ATGAAATATACATCAGTTAAAGAATTATTTAGAAATACCAGCCAATATACAGATAAAGAAATAACAGTCTCAGGTTGGATAAGAAGCGTTAGAGCTTCAAAAGCCTTTGGATTCATTATTCTTAATGATGGGACATTTTTTAATAATCTTCAAGTAGTAATTAATAACGAATTAGAAAACTTTGATGAGCTATCCAAGTTGAATGTTGGTTCATCAATTATTGTAAAAGGTAAATTTATTGAGACACCAGGTGCTAAACAACCTTTTGAAATGCAAGCAACAGAAGTACAGATAGAAGGTGCATCAACACCAGACTATCCATTACAGAAGAAAAGACATACATTTGAATATCTAAGAACCATCTCACATCTTAGACCAAGAACCAACACTTTTGCAGCGGTATTCAGAATACGTTCAGTTGTGGCTCAGGCAATACATCGATTCTTCTCAGATAAAGGATTCGTATATGTTCATACTCCAATCCTTACAGGTAGTGATTGTGAGGGAGCAGGAGAAATGTTCAGAGCTACTACACTTGACTTGAATGACGTTCCAAAGGACGAAGAAGGTAATATTGACAACAAACTAGATTTCTTTGGAAAAGAGACTAATCTTACAGTTAGTGGTCAGCTTAATGTTGAAACTTATGCAATGGCATTTAGGAATGTATATACATTCGGACCAACATTCAGAGCAGAAAATTCTAACACTGCAAGACATGCAGCAGAATTCTGGATGATCGAACCAGAGATGGCTTTTGCTGATTTGATTGATGATATGGATATAGCAGAAGAAATGATAAAATACATCATTACTTATGTTAAAGAAAATGCTCCAGAAGAAATGGAATTCTTCAATAAATTTATTGACAAAGGTTTATCAGAAAGACTTGATAATGTACTTAACAATAAATTTGAGAGAATCACTTATACTGAGGCTGTTGAGCTTCTAGAAAAAAGTGGAGAGAAATTTGATTATCCTGTAAAATGGGGAGCGGATCTCCAAACAGAGCATGAAAGATATATAACTGAAAAAGTATTTAAAAAACCTGTATTCGTCATCGACTATCCAAAAGAAATAAAAGCTTTCTATATGAAGTTGAATGAAGATAATAAGACAGTTGCAGCTATGGACCTATTAGTTCCAGGTGTTGGTGAAATCATCGGTGGTAGCCAAAGAGAAGAAGACTACGACAAACTAATATCCAAGATGAAAGAATCAGGATTAAAAGAAGAAGACTACTGGTGGTATCTAGATATAAGAAAATACGGCGGATGCAACCATGCTGGATTCGGATTAGGATTTGAACGTATGATTATGTATATAACAGGTATGAGTAACATAAGAGACGTAATCCCATTCCCTAGAACAGTAAATAACTGTGATATCTAA